In Mugil cephalus isolate CIBA_MC_2020 chromosome 19, CIBA_Mcephalus_1.1, whole genome shotgun sequence, the genomic stretch GGGATTTATTTCACTACATAATACAATGTgtaacaaattataaaactatttatttcagcAATTTGCAGCTTGTAACTAATGacataatttgttaaatttgcgagTAAAATCAAACAAGAAACGTTAATAATCATAAACGAGTTTCAGCCGTAAAATTCGATGAGGTTTTGtccctcgtccacttttgtcccgtgatcgACTGTAAAATTAACCCACTGAAATGTCTGCTACGACCCTTTGCTACCGCTAGATGGCAGACAGAACCACGTAGTAAGGAGGAAACGAAGAcgaaatgaagcagaataagatgccacaaacctaaaacttaatgtccacatatgaggactcaGATCTCGGGAGGCTACTCTACATTTATCTATCTAAAAGTCGCAGCATGTCCATGATGGATTAAGTATCACAGAGGATCATTGGAGGATGCGATGTCCTTGCGCCTCTTCCGCTCTCGCGCATCCTCGCTGAGAGGGGAGGAGCTACGCTGCTGACGCACGCCGCGGTTGTAAACCGTCAGGCGTACTCGCGACGTCTTGTCCGGTAGCAACATGTCGGGaaggagaggactcagcggaggaACTGCGCCTGTGAAATACACGCCTGAGACATAAACGGCACGACAGACTGTCAGCAAGAAACTGTGGCTTTTTTATGCGAAGTTGGAGCCACTGCTGGAGCCGCGCTACTAATTCACAGAAGCGGGCCAGTCGGGGTCAAATGGACGGATAAAAACAGGCAACAACCAGGGGGGCTTGATCCGAAGAACGTAGCCTCACAGGAGGGTGGTCGGGccggtgtgtgtgagagagagacgggggcAGCGTGTGCGGGCTCAACTCGAGACGGGGTTTCTCCTTGCTAGGGAATGTTATCCGTACTGTCTTATGGCAGACTGGTAGCCAGGGCTGTCCTGGGCGGACTCTCTCAGACGGACGGCCGGGACTACAGCCTGATCACCGCCAGTTATGGCTTCGGTAAAGACTTTCGCAAGGGGATCCTGAAGAAAGGGATGTGCTATGGAGATGACGCCTGCTTCATAGCGCGGCACAGGACCGCCGATGTTTTGGGTAAGGACCCCTGCGATGGTTAAACACTGTGCGTGCGAGGCTTGCAGATGCGTGACCCGACACCTCCTTGCGCTCGGGTGACCTTCAGTGGGTTAGCCTGCACGTGTACCGACCCCtctgatgaaaacacaacagcccCCACCCTCTCCTGACGAGACCTCTCACCCCGTCCCCTCTGGAGACCTTAAATTGTGTGTATTCAGTGGTTAATCTgggtggatgttttttttaattgtctccAATTGCGCAGATAATCCCGCAATTTCCCGAACGACCGGTTTATTTACAGAGAGCGGTGCGTCTCACGTTGAACTGCTAAGTGACCTTTCACCTAGATGAGCCCCGACAGTGGCGAGATTGGGTGATAACGCAGAGTATCGGATATGAGGTTGAAATGAGCTCAGACAGAAGTGGACAAGACAGAGAAAGCTCCCATTAAACCTTTCCGGACCGATCACTACAATGTCTTGCAAAGGTCAGAATGGTTGAgcatggaggcggccatgttgctAATAGCATCAGTCGCctgttagcttagtttagctgaGTGTGGATTGCTTTGTCCTCACCGCTCAGCTGGCAGGGGTTCACCTTCTCATCCTCCCCAGCCAGACACTTGTCTGACCGTGTGTGCTGACGGGTGTGTTTTATGGTTTTCGAGCAGCACTCTGTGTTAAATGCTCGGGATAGCGATGGgagtaagaagaaaaatagcCAGCTCTGAATAACAAAATACCCCCAGGGCTTCACGTGTTACCCATGGCAAGAAGAGGGGGTTGCCCCGTGAAGTGTTGAGTTAAGTGCTTTGTGGGTGAGGCCGTTTGTttaaaaacgaaaacaaaaacaaaaagcctgcTGGCAAGTAGATAATGCGATAGTGCCTCCATCAATACAGATGAAAATGTGTGGGGAATCccagtgtgtgtatttgtttcagtttcttatGTGAggcagttttcattttcagttacGCGCATGTCTCCCTGTAATGTCACCATGGAGAGCAGCATATGAAAAGGATACTTTTcaaatttgtatatttttctcatgtaacagaatatatttattaaaggGTAAACACTTGTAAGGAAAGCTCCGTGTTCTCTCGTAGTCCATATCAGTGGAAGCCAAAATGTGATTCGAAGATTAATATTAGAATATTGACATTAGTTTTAAAGAGCATTTGGTTTTGGATGCGGGCTGATGCAGAGAGGCATGTTCATCCAAGGACAGTGTGTTCTCCCTTGTCGTGATCTCTATGGAGTTATGCACTGAGCAGATACGCTGTAATCTGATAAGTGTCCCGGTGATTCTATACATATTGGAGGAGTCGTTAGGTCCcttttccattacatttttgtCTTCTCATATTTTGGCCGTTAAAAACCACTTGGTTTGGGAACAGCTAGCGATGCAGGGATGTTGTAACAGTAGATTTAACgtgcaaaacaaacatgatgaaACAGATAATTGCAGGATGAGCGTTTGAGGGGATGGCAGAAAGAAGACTcgtaattaaaatgtgttgtttagttgCTGCTTTTTGCCCAACTAAGTAATTTAAACTACAAGAGGTATTTGTAACTATAACTGAAAATCAGAAAATACAGTTAAACTGCAGTTTAATGCATATAAAGGTACTTAAATTGCAGTCACTACATCAATTATATCAATATAATCTTACATATTACAATCTTTTGTTcataaattaataattcatcTAGTGTGGAAAAAGGAGCAGCAGATGTATGTGGAAgtgagcagcaaaacaaaaaacactttatttttctctgtgtgtgtgtgtgtgatctctATCAGGTGTAGCAGATGGCGTGGGTGGTTGGCGGGACTACGGCGTCGACCCATCTCAGTTCTCCGCCACCTTAATGAGGACCTGTGAGCGGCTGGTGAAGGAGGGCCGCTTCACTCCCACCAACCCAGTGGGCATCCTGACCTCTGGCTACTACGAGCTCTTACAGAACAAGGTTCCCCTCCTAGGTGAGTGCGCAccaacggaaaaaaaaaaaatctgcacagaCGATGTGCTGCGGTGCAAAGAATGTATTTGCGGTGAAGTGAGCCGTACCGAGCAACCGGGGGAAGAAAATAACATAGCTGCAGCATGAGTCAGACTGTGTAGTGGCCTCTCGAAGGGAGATGTACAGTAGATCTCTTTGAATTGCGTTTCTTTTGCTAACTTGGCACAAGAATGCacaaaaaacatggagaaattgtttgcacacacacaaagaactcCAGTTTCAGTTGATGTATTATTTGGTTTAATATTCGTGTAATTGCTGTTGATTGATACTTAGCCCTGCATCCTGTTAGGCCGCATAACAGCAATGAGGTAACCAACTAACTTGAAAAGCCTCTATGTGGTATGAGGACACTTGGAAGTTAAAACGCGGTGACCTTGTTGAGCATTTTGTCCCATACCAGAGCCCCGAAAGGTCAGGAATCCGCCTGTAACCGATACCGGCGGAGAGTTGATGAGGTTTTAAAAGCAGGGTCATGCCGAAACATGTGATCAAGGTCACATTTCTTCTGAGGCCTAGGATCCCCGAAGACGCTGAGCGGCTGTCGCGATGTTTTGTAAAATGGCCCGCTTTTATTTTGGGAAGCTGCGACAAGGTCAGCGCTCGACCTTCCCCGCTCAAGGTTACACGCTCTGTTACTGTCCGCCGTCGCTGGGGACCCGGGGGGCGAGCGAAGGATGTGACCCAAgcgtttgtttttctcctctcatgATGTGAGGCCGTTTAAATTCACAAGGAAGGCGCACACAGTGTCTTCGGTGTACTGGTTGAGCAGCATTCTAACGCACATCCAGCCTGCGCTTCTTTTGTTACAGTCTGTCCACAGTGGAAAATTTCACCGGGGTGGTTTAAAGTTTGCGCATCCTCCGAGGccttattattgtttttgttctcctcTGTTTGTAGGGAGCAGCACAGCCTGTATAGTGGTTCTGGATCGACGGAGTCACCAGCTACACACGTGTAACCTCGGTGACTCAGGCTTCCTGGTGGTACGGGGCGGAGAGGTGGTGCATCGCTCAGATGAGCAGCAGCACTACTTCAACACACCCTTCCAGCTGTCCATCGCCCCTCCGGGATCTGAGGGGGTGGTGCTTAGTGACAGGTGAGTAGCTCGGTgtagaattaaaaataaaagctgtattgATTCTGGTGGTGCTTACAGCTTTACAACGCACTCAACATTTTGCACTTGCATTGCATATAGTTGAGTCGCTTTCCGTACTTGGGTTTGCTTTCGATTTTAGGGAAATCTCGGGCACGCCACTTTCATTTTCGCTTCCAAACAAATATTGAGACAGCTTAATTAAACTGGATTCATTAAAACACTCTTCGTTCTCCCATATGGAAAACAAATATACCTCCAGCACGACCTTTCAGTCCATGTTTGCAAAGTAAACAAGACCTGCGTCACACTCTAAATGGTGCGCAGGTGTGCTCATGTTTGCTGgttaaactattttaaatgtCTAAATGCGTCTTTTTGAACGTCACCCACATGGAAAGTCACTTCCTGTTCATCGTTTGTTGTTTTGGTACACATTTCAGGGACCTTAAAGGAGgtacacatatttatttatgtttatattcaCCTTCTCATCAGCACAATTACAACATAACATTATATGCAAGAATTGGAG encodes the following:
- the LOC124996582 gene encoding protein phosphatase PTC7 homolog encodes the protein MLSVLSYGRLVARAVLGGLSQTDGRDYSLITASYGFGKDFRKGILKKGMCYGDDACFIARHRTADVLGVADGVGGWRDYGVDPSQFSATLMRTCERLVKEGRFTPTNPVGILTSGYYELLQNKVPLLGSSTACIVVLDRRSHQLHTCNLGDSGFLVVRGGEVVHRSDEQQHYFNTPFQLSIAPPGSEGVVLSDSPEAADSSSFDVQLGDIILTATDGLFDNMPDYMILQELKKLKTTNYDSILQTAQSIAKQAHDLAYDPNYMSPFAQFACDNGLNVRGGKPDDITVLLSIVAEYTD